One region of Syngnathus scovelli strain Florida chromosome 15, RoL_Ssco_1.2, whole genome shotgun sequence genomic DNA includes:
- the esama gene encoding endothelial cell adhesion molecule a: MEATLWKLTVVSFTCLLGLSGIWAEILMAQTQMDVLQGHMVVLKASYNTVPGDNDLSTNTILWNFVSDSTHLIIAYTKDSISVGSVAFKGRVGFTSSMPSRDVSLFINNTRESDSGRYICQVIIPDKPGLTAELSLDVKVPPAVPKCTLSGEPVQKGNVTLSCKSNSGKPIPLYKWKRTSPTSEVFFSPMLNEKTGILKLSNLSSNMSGKYACNASNEVGYEVCFINLEISNPNKVGVIVGATVGTVVGILCLLLIFVFFLKKKKQRDNEDDLANEIKEDAQAPKRVSWAKSGMGSDIISKNGTLSSIASSPQHREQHNNHHHHQQHLQQYPQRPPSDTASVVTATGSVAGYRPSRHQGVSTPTHYGYNSDATLPRDSSEANGGSQARPERYTQLPQAQMLPQTFSHPPQFQAQATPPPPPLPSSTLTGSNISRMGGVPIMVPAQNQAGSLV, translated from the exons GCATTTGGGCGGAGATCCTGATGGCCCAAACTCAAATGGATGTACTGCAGGGGCACATGGTCGTCTTGAAGGCTTCATACAACACGGTGCCTGGCGATAATGACTTGAGCACAAACACCATCCTCTGGAACTTTGTTTCTGACAGCACTCACCTG ATCATCGCTTACACGAAAGACTCCATAAGTGTGGGGAGTGTTGCGTTCAAGGGccgagttggattcacctctagCATGCCCTCTCGTGACGTGTCTCTGTTCATCAACAACACCCGGGAGTCGGATTCCGGACGTTACATCTGCCAAGTCATCATCCCGGATAAACCTGGCCTCACTGCCGAGCTCAGCCTGGATGTCAAAG TGCCCCCTGCTGTCCCAAAGTGCACTTTATCAGGGGAACCGGTGCAGAAAGGAAACGTGACTCTGAGCTGCAAGTCCAACAGCGGCAAGCCGATTCCATTGTATAAGTGGAAGAGAACAAGTCCCACCTCGGAGGTTTTCTTCTCACCCATGCTCA ATGAGAAGACGGGCATTCTGAAGCTGAGTAACCTGAGCAGTAACATGTCAGGGAAGTATGCGTGCAATGCCAGCAATGAAGTCGGATATGAAGTCTGCTTCATCAACCTGGAGATTTCCAATC CCAATAAAGTTGGAGTGATTGTTGGCGCCACTGTGGGCACAGTGGTTGGCATCCTCTGCCTTTTACTCATTTTCGTGTTTTTCCTTAAGAAGAAGAAGCAACGGGACAATGAAGATGACCTGGCGAATGAAATCAA AGAGGATGCTCAGGCTCCCAAACGCGTGTCCTGGGCTAAAAGTGGAATGGGTTCCGATATCATCTCAAAGAACGGCACCTTGTCCTCCATCGCTTCCAGCCCGCAACACAGAGAGCAACACaacaaccaccaccaccaccagcagcactTGCAGCAGTACCCCCAGCGCCCTCCGTCCGACACGGCCTCCGTGGTCACGGCCACCGGCAGCGTAGCCGGCTACCGTCCTTCCCGCCATCAGGGAGTGTCCACCCCGACGCACTACGGCTACAACAGCGATGCCACCCTACCGCGCGACTCTTCGGAGGCCAACGGGGGGTCCCAAGCCAGACCGGAACGTTACACCCAGCTGCCGCAGGCGCAGATGCTCCCACAAACCTTTAGCCATCCTCCTCAATTTCAAGCTCAGGCCACTCCGCCACCTCCGCCACTTCCCTCGTCCACACTCACAGGCTCCAACATCAGCCGCATGGGTGGGGTGCCCATTATGGTGCCTGCGCAGAACCAGGCTGGATCTCTTGTCTAA